In one window of Chanodichthys erythropterus isolate Z2021 chromosome 23, ASM2448905v1, whole genome shotgun sequence DNA:
- the si:ch211-234p6.5 gene encoding pleckstrin homology domain-containing family A member 5: MEDQDRVSQASSSATVSFLPIRDKSHERVQTFGKRCQAAKRDPNCPVVIRGWLYKRDSTGLKLWKRRWFVLSNYCLYYYKDSREESVLGSIPLPSYRILYCSPRECRNRKYAFKVVHQGMRPYIMSAETQEDMLGWVRALSQSASMEADDIINRRCASFQDFTQMGDNAEMMELQHMTTFPERNAQTGTKLTRVQTEPSLIDQDMTGIKMKTPELRGRHESRPIASEATEHSPSLANADEEPLSFLHPRTAFRQPPFPRDQYGSVCHGPMGRADVWPMDNCSSAPMSPCIYTERGHLPDKPFPPEFPCSVCYSSNYHTAEHTAMCKAGKSDILMEREIQPIRDLENDTDVVLTRLCGCDKLLQSVSMQLAQLQADKKSVEYALEIKWLGMEDGLPGNQEVSQKTLLQEELVTLRARICDLSLEMDRLWSDYERMESELSVFHSHLQHILHFGTPQEQIQAQRQLWMMEDILCGLRVNKNRFMALLGLQTQGVPQSKPVSYFEGELGGLNMECVTEAEQQDYMKIHQSYKRWTQESPANDSRSSAEHEAPHEPLRLTRVVTSTLPTSLIAERIFVDDPYPELPEQITLQSGLRYSQRSAEKKPSRTMHETADKNRHLHWADRPEEMLQKKPPQTPREKALADRKVWTHHQQELEPEALCLTNSESDCDAAMISQKRQTKLRQTDKRDKSMSAAREHFIDDIHPLKLITASEKETDVQKYTADSAVVHLSNGYSSDRRKFKSRSREPANPIMPQSDDANVRNEIKDKTAQQSSCNDIIVIESHSINHISTLTVFKGHQGNNQTHKPHKKNRSSDRQKLSVSANVKSECFLSNNRRCELVPVYVHDAKPQASITPLENKQPDQGTNQTLDKPVGGDCGRSQCPKTTFEMEHIGQTNGKSCTDLKEMPDQPLNAQPTTTSVNQLTSNSDQSKPELCIYEEIQFCSPRSGDDGENQRDQTSGDETRPSNLTVNESRPSHTEVNGENSTKNTSRTGSDVTCKRGKEQKVYSSVMKSSVINHHVQDCRPRITVVSTSL; this comes from the exons ATGGAGGATCAGGACAGAGTCAGTCAGGCCTCCAGCAGCGCCACAGTGTCCTTTCTGCCCATCAGAGACAAG AGTCATGAAAGAGTACAGACATTTGGAAAGAGATGTCAGGCGGCAAAGAGAGACCCCAACTGCCCTGTGGTGATCAGAGGATGGCTGTACAAGAGG GACAGCACTGGACTGAAATTGTGGAAGAGAAGATGGTTTGTTCTCTCTAATTACTGCCTGTATTATTATAAAG ACAGCCGTGAGGAGTCTGTTCTGGGCAGTATTCCTCTTCCCAGCTACAGGATTCTGTACTGCTCACCTAGAGAGTGCAGGAACCGCAAATACGCATTCAAG GTTGTGCATCAGGGGATGCGGCCGTACATCATGAGCGCTGAGACGCAGGAGGACATGTTGGGCTGGGTCAgggctctcagccaatcagcaaGCATGGAGGCTGATGACATCATCAACAG ACGCTGTGCCAGTTTTCAGGACTTCACTCAGATGGGAGATAATGCTGAAATGATGGAGCTTCAGCACATGACCACGTTTCCCGAAAGAAACGCCCAGACTGGAACAAAACTGACAAGGGTGCAGACAGAACCTTCTCTAATAGATCAAGATATGACAGGAATTAAAATGAAGACACCAGAACTGAGAGGAAGACATGAGAGCAGACCGAT TGCATCTGAAGCTACTGAGCATTCTCCAAGTTTGGCAAATGCAGATGAGGAACCTCTTTCCTTCCTACATCCAAGAACAGCCTTCAGGCAGCCTCCATTTCCCAGAGATCAGTATGGGTCAGTGTGTCACGGTCCTATGGGCAGAGCGGATGTTTGGCCTATGGATAACTGCTCCAGTGCTCCAATGTCACCATGCATCTACACAGAGAGAGGACATCTGCCCGACAAA CCTTTTCCACCTGAGTTTCCATGTTCTGTGTGCTACTCTTCCAACTACCACACGGCTGAACACACAGCAATGTGCAAG GCAGGAAAATCAGACATCCTCATGgagagagaaatacagccaaTCAGAGATCTGGAAAACGATACAGAT GTGGTTCTCACTCGTCTGTGCGGCTGTGATAAACTGCTGCAGTCCGTCTCTATGCAGCTGGCTCAGTTACAAGCAGATAAG AAAAGCGTGGAGTATGCTTTAGAAATAAAATGGCTGGGGATGGAAGATGGACTTCCAGGAAATCAAGAAGTATCCCAGAAGACTTTGCTTCAGGAGGAGCTGGTTACACTCAGAGCCAGAATATGCGATTTGTCATTG GAGATGGACAGATTGTGGAGTGATTATGAACGGATGGAGAGCGAGCTGTCCGTTTTCCATTCTCATCTCCAACACATCCTCCATTTCGGAACGCCGCAG GAGCAGATTCAGGCACAGAGGCAGCTCTGGATGATGGAGGATATCTTGTGTGGTTTGAGGGTGAACAAGAACCGCTTTATGGCCTTACTGGGTCTACAGACACAGGGGG TTCCTCAGTCAAAACCAGTTTCCTACTTTGAGGGCGAGTTAGGAGGCCTCAACATG GAGTGTGTGACCGAAGCAGAGCAGCAGGACTACATGAAGATTCATCAGAGTTATAAGAGATGGACCCAAGAGAGCCCTGCCAACGACAGCAGGTCGAGTGCTGAACACGAAGCCCCACACGAACCTCTGCGCCTGACCCGTGTCGTGACATCTACCCTTCCGACGTCGCTAATCGCCGAGCGCATTTTTGTAGACGACCCCTATCCTGAGCTGCCCGAGCAAATCACCCTGCAGTCAGGACTGAGGTACAGCCAGAGGAGCGCCGAGAAGAAACCCAGCAGAACGATGCATGAGACGGCTGACAAGAACAGACACTTACACTGGGCCGACAGACCTGAAGAGATGTTGCAAAAGAAACCGCCTCAAACTCCCAGAGAAAAGGCACTGGCTGACAGAAAGGTCTGGACACACCATCAGCAGGAG CTCGAGCCTGAAGCCTTGTGCCTTACAAACTCTGAGTCTGACTGCGACGCTGCCATGATCTCTCAGAAACGCCAGACTAAACTCAGACAAACGGATAAAAGAGACAAAAGTATGAG TGCAGCCAGAGAGCACTTCATAGACGACATTCATCCCTTGAAACTCATTACAGCCAGTGAAAAAGAGACAGATGTCCAGAAATACACAGCAG ATTCTGCTGTTGTACATTTGAGCAACGGCTACAGCAGTGATAGACGCAAATTTAAAAGCCGCAGCAGAGAGCCAGCCAACCCAATAATGCCACAAAGTGATGACGCAAATGTGCGCAATGAAATAAAGGACAAAACAGCACAACAATCATCTTGCAATGACATCATTGTCATAGAAAGCCACTCCATCAATCATATTTCAACTCTAACGGTGTTTAAGGGACATCAGGGAAACAATCAAACACACAAACCTCATAAAAAGAACAGAAGTTCTGACCGACAAAAGCTGTCAGTCTCGGCTAACGTCAAATCTGAGTGCTTTCTGTCAAATAACCGACGGTGCGAGTTAGTCCCGGTCTATGTGCACGACGCAAAACCTCAAGCATCCATTACTCCATTGGAAAATAAACAACCAGACCAGGGAACCAATCAAACGCTTGATAAACCAGTGGGAGGAGACTGTGGGCGGAGCCAATGTCCCAAAACTACATTCGAAATGGAACATATTGGCCAAACAAATGGAAAAAGTTGCACTGACCTCAAAGAAATGCCTGATCAACCACTAAACGCTCAGCCAACAACAACATCTGTCAATCAACTGACGTCCAACTCTGACCAATCCAAACCCGAGCTGTGCATCTATGAGGAAATCCAGTTTTGCTCACCCAGATCAGGAGATGATGGCGAGAATCAGAGGGATCAAACCAGTGGAGATGAAACACGACCATCAAACCTCACTGTAAACGAGTCTAGACCGTCTCACACTGAGGTCAACGGGGAGAACAGTACAAAAAATACAAGTCGAACAGGAAGTGATGTCACGTGCAAGAGAGGGAAAGAGCAGAAAGTTTACAGCTCTGTCATGAAGAGCTCAGTAATAAATCATCATGTCCAGGACTGCAGGCCGCGGATAACCGTGGTCAGCACCAGCCTGTAG